The following are encoded together in the Cynocephalus volans isolate mCynVol1 chromosome 4, mCynVol1.pri, whole genome shotgun sequence genome:
- the LOC134377194 gene encoding serum amyloid A-3 protein-like isoform X3 codes for MKLSIGIIFCFLVLGVCSQGWPTFLQEAGQGAKDMWRAYSDMKEANYKNSDKYFHARGNYDAAQRGPGGEWAAKKISGKDPNHFRPAGLPDKY; via the exons ATGAAGCTTTCCATTGGCATCATTTTCTGTTTCCTGGTCCTGGGTGTCTGCAGCCAGGGATGGCCAACATTCCTTCAGGAAGCTGGTCAAG GGGCTAAAGACATGTGGAGAGCATACTCTGacatgaaagaagccaattaCAAAAATTCGGACAAATACTTCCATGCTCGGGGGAACTATGACGCTGCCCAAAGGGGACCTGGGGGCGAATGGGCTGCTAAAAAGATCAG TGGCAAAGACCCCAATCACTTCAGACCTGCCGGCCTGCCTGATAAGTACTGA
- the LOC134377194 gene encoding serum amyloid A-3 protein-like isoform X1: MKLSIGIIFCFLVLGVCSQGWPTFLQEAGQGAKDMWRAYSDMKEANYKNSDKYFHARGNYDAAQRGPGGEWAAKKISDARENIQRFMGHGAEDSLADQAANEWGRSGKDPNHFRPAGLPDKY; the protein is encoded by the exons ATGAAGCTTTCCATTGGCATCATTTTCTGTTTCCTGGTCCTGGGTGTCTGCAGCCAGGGATGGCCAACATTCCTTCAGGAAGCTGGTCAAG GGGCTAAAGACATGTGGAGAGCATACTCTGacatgaaagaagccaattaCAAAAATTCGGACAAATACTTCCATGCTCGGGGGAACTATGACGCTGCCCAAAGGGGACCTGGGGGCGAATGGGCTGCTAAAAAGATCAG TGATGCCAGAGAGAATATTCAGAGATTCATGGGCCACGGAGCAGAGGATTCATTGGCTGACCAGGCTGCCAACGAATGGGGTCGGAGTGGCAAAGACCCCAATCACTTCAGACCTGCCGGCCTGCCTGATAAGTACTGA
- the LOC134377194 gene encoding serum amyloid A-3 protein-like isoform X2, giving the protein MKLSIGIIFCFLVLGVCSQGWPTFLQEAGQGAKDMWRAYSDMKEANYKNSDKYFHARGNYDAAQRGPGGEWAAKKIRENIQRFMGHGAEDSLADQAANEWGRSGKDPNHFRPAGLPDKY; this is encoded by the exons ATGAAGCTTTCCATTGGCATCATTTTCTGTTTCCTGGTCCTGGGTGTCTGCAGCCAGGGATGGCCAACATTCCTTCAGGAAGCTGGTCAAG GGGCTAAAGACATGTGGAGAGCATACTCTGacatgaaagaagccaattaCAAAAATTCGGACAAATACTTCCATGCTCGGGGGAACTATGACGCTGCCCAAAGGGGACCTGGGGGCGAATGGGCTGCTAAAAAGATCAG AGAGAATATTCAGAGATTCATGGGCCACGGAGCAGAGGATTCATTGGCTGACCAGGCTGCCAACGAATGGGGTCGGAGTGGCAAAGACCCCAATCACTTCAGACCTGCCGGCCTGCCTGATAAGTACTGA